NNNNNNNNNNNNNNNNNNNNNNNNNNNNNNNNNNNNNNNNNNNNNNNNNNNNNNNNNNNNNNNNNNNNNNNNNNNNNNNNNNNNNNNNNNNNNNNNNNNNNNNNNNNNNNNNNNNNNNNNNNNNNNNNNNNNNNNNNNNNNNNNNNNNNNNNNNNNNNNNNNNNNNNNNNNNNNNNNNNNNNNNNNNNNNNNNNNNNNNNNNNNNNNNNNNNNNNNNNNNNNNNNNNNNNNNNNNNNNNNNNNNNNNNNNNNNNNNNNNNNNNNNNNNNNNNNNNNNNNNNNNNNNNNNNNNNNNNNNNNNNNNNNNNNNNNNNNNNNNNNNNNNNNNNNNNNNNNNNNNNNNNNNNNNNNNNNNNNNNNNNNNNNNNNNNNNNNNNNNNNNNNNNNNNNNNNNNNNNNNNNNNNNNNNNNNNNNNNNNNNNNNNNNNNNNNNNNNNNNNNNNNNNNNNNNNNNNNNNNNNNNNNNNNNNNNNNNNNNNNNNNNNNNNNNNNNNNNNNNNNNNNNNNNNNNNNNNNNNNNNNNNNNNNNNNNNNNNNNNNNNNNNNNNNNNNNNNNNNNNNNNNNNNNNNNNNNNNNNNNNNNNNNNNNNNNNNNNNNNNNNNNNNNNNNNNNNNNNNNNNNNNNNNNNNNNNNNNNNNNNNNNNNNNNNNNNNNNNNNNNNNNNNNNNNNNNNNNNNNNNNNNNNNNNNNNNNNNNNNNNNNNNNNNNNNNNNNNNNNNNNNNNNNNNNNNNNNNNNNNNNNNNNNNNNNNNNNNNNNNNNNNNNNNNNNNNNNNNNNNNNNNNNNNNNNNNNNNNNNNNNNNNNNNNNNNNNNNNNNNNNNNNNNNNNNNNNNNNNNNNNNNNNNNNNNNNNNNNNNNNNNNNNNNNNNNNNNNNNNNNNNNNNNNNNNNNNNNNNNNNNNNNNNNNNNNNNNNNNNNNNNNNNNNNNNNNNNNNNNNNNNNNNNNNNNNNNNNNNNNNNNNNNNNNNNNNNNNNNNNNNNNNNNNNNNNNNNNNNNNNNNNNNNNNNNNNNNNNNNNNNNNNNNNNNNNNNNNNNNNNNNNNNNNNNNNNNNNNNNNNNNNNNNNNNNNNNNNNNNNNNNNNNNNNNNNNNNNNNNNNNNNNNNNNNNNNNNNNNNNNNNNNNNNNNNNNNNNNNNNNNNNNNNNNNNNNNNNNNNNNNNNNNNNNNNNNNNNNNNNNNNNNNNNNNNNNNNNNNNNNNNNNNNNNNNNNNNNNNNNNNNNNNNNNNNNNNNNNNNNNNNNNNNNNNNNNNNNNNNNNNNNNNNNNNNNNNNNNNNNNNNNNNNNNNNNNNNNNNNNNNNNNNNNNNNNNNNNNNNNNNNNNNNNNNNNNNNNNNNNNNNNNNNNNNNNNNNNNNNNNNNNNNNNNNNNNNNNNNNNNNNNNNNNNNNNNNNNNNNNNNNNNNNNNNNNNNNNNNNNNNNNNNNNNNNNNNNNNNNNNNNNNNNNNNNNNNNNNNNNNNNNNNNNNNNNNNNNNNNNNNNNNNNNNNNNNNNNNNNNNNNNNNNNNNNNNNNNNNNNNNNNNNNNNNNNNNNNNNNNNNNNNNNNNNNNNNNNNNNNNNNNNNNNNNNNNNNNNNNNNNNNNNNNNNNNNNNNNNNNNNNNNNNNNNNNNNNNNNNNNNNNNNNNNNNNNNNNNNNNNNNNNNNNNNNNNNNNNNNNNNNNNNNNNNNNNNNNNNNNNNNNNNNNNNNNNNNNNNNNNNNNNNNNNNNNNNNNNNNNNNNNNNNNNNNNNNNNNNNNNNNNNNNNNNNNNNNNNNNNNNNNNNNNNNNNNNNNNNNNNNNNNNNNNNNNNNNNNNNNNNNNNNNNNNNNNNNNNNNNNNNNNNNNNNNNNNNNNNNNNNNNNNNNNNNNNNNNNNNNNNNNNNNNNNNNNNNNNNNNNNNNNNNNNNNNNNNNNNNNNNNNNNNNNNNNNNNNNNNNNNNNNNNNNNNNNGTTGCAGATCGCTATTGGAGCAATGATTGGAGTCAAATTCGGAGTGGCTGGAACAGGGAACATAGGGAAAGGAGATGCTAATCTGATCGTGGCACTGATCTGCATCTATGTAGCGGGTTTCGCCTGGTCATGGGGACCGTTGGGATGGTTGGTTCCAAGTGAGATATCTCCACTAGAGATCCGATCAGCAGCACAAGCCATAAACGTATCGGTCAACATGTTCTTCACATTCCTTGTGGCTCAGCTCTTCCTCACTATGCTCTGTCACATGAAATTCggattattcttcttcttcgccttcttTGTTGTCATAATGACTATATTCATCTACTTGATGTTGCCTGAGACGAAGAATGTGCCCATCGAAGAGATGAACAGAGTGTGGAAGGCACACTGGTTCTGGGGAAGGTTTATTCCTGATGAAGCTGTTAATATGGGTGCTGCTGAGATGCAACAGAAGTCCGTATGATGGTGAAAACTCTTAAGTCTTCTTTGGGCAAAAGATTTGtgagaaaatttgaaaaaagagaaagtgatgATTATTGGGATGAAATAAGAATGAAAATGCCTTTACTTCCCTAAAAGAAAGCTGCTATGTTTTTAGATGCAGAGAGTTAGCTTTTTTAGTttgctctttctttttatttttcttcttattcaagtccatttgttaaaatttgttaaagaaagttaagaaaaacaaatataaaaatataaaattttaaaaatctgtttGTGTCTTGTGCTTTGTTTATACTTATATAACATGTCTGTGATATCTCTTTATTTGATATAAAGAGTGTTAATATGCTTTGTGCAAGAAACAAGACTAGTCATCAGTTTATCCGAAAGGATTACCGTATTATTTAGCAATGATTGCAAGTATGAAGTACCTCTtctatacaacaaattttatgaaTAAAGTATTTGTACATAAACACATATTGTGACAAATGATCATTCAATATAAAACTATATCTAGTGATAGTATTAATATTTCCCCAAGAAGTTATACCAGTACTGAGTACTGACGTGTGCATGAATGAACATAGTCAAACTCCCGACCAAACCTAATCGTATGATGCCAAATCAAATTTGACCAACGAGCTCATGGAAACTGATAACTGAAGTCCTTTCTTATCTACTTTTTTCATTTGCTTTAATTAAACTCTGTTagatatttaagtgttattAAACGGTTATTTCATTAACCATTGCAATGTTTGAgtgaatggtttttttttttttttgtataaatgttaaattataatcaCCAAAAAAGACTGTTGTACAAATTAATGCATCGTTTTATCTGAGAATAGCAAAAGAGGTAGAAGCAGAAGTAAATGAAAACAACTTAGATAGAGTGGGTTTGAAACCAGAACTGGAGGCCATTCTCATAGCCAGGGACAGTCAACAAGGTGAGCAGACGGTTACGGATGGTTTTGCCGATGAAACGGAGGAGACTGGTGGGTGGAGTCGGAGCTTCACCGTGTCGTCTAGCGTTTCTTTCTTGCCAAATGCAGTGTAGCGAGGTTTGAAAAGTATAGCGGAGGATAAAGCGATGGAGCCGAGGGGAGGAGGAGTCAAGGAGCAGAGTGGCCAACTGATCCCAATGTGTGGTGAACCTAGTTTCTAGCACAGCACTAGTTAAGGCAGACCAAACCTGAGAAGAGTAGGAGCAAGAGAAGAACAGGTGATTTCGTGTTTCCAGGTGGCCCTGGCAGAGAACACAATCACCATTCGAACCAGCATTCCATTGAATGAGCTTATCACCCGTCGAGAGTCTATTCCAAAAGGCAAGCCAAGAGATAAAAGAGTATTTAGGAGTTGAATGAGAGATCCAAACCCCTGGAGCCCAAGCACAAGGAGGGTGTTGCTGTCGAACCAAGTGCCAGGTAGCTGATGTGGAAAACTTAGCCTTGTAGGAGCCATTCCTATGTTGCCAAAGAGGTCGATCACACCGAGGGGTTGCACTGAGATGCGAAGAGAGTGCACCTCATCCTCAAGCTGGTTTAGCAGGTCTGTCCGATGCAGTCTTCTGCGGTGCATAGTGAGAGCCTCGGCCACTGTACTCTGTTTTGGAATCCCCATATCAATACAACCTCGAGCGCCAACAAGGAACATAGTTGCCCAAGAGGGCACCAATCATCAAACCAGAATGAAGTATTTAGCCCTGATTTCACCTCGACTTTATGAAAAGAACTAGCCAAGTTTCGAAACTTCAGAATTTTCTTCCACAGACACTCGTATCACAAACAGACCAGAGGGAGTCCGCTGGGATGAGGTTGCTACGAACCCAGCTGACCCACAAAGACGAACCATTAGAGACCAAACGCCATATAAGTTTCAAAATACTTACTGTGTTTGTATCAAACAGACGTCAAAGACCCAAACCACCTTCGGTTGTCGGCTTACACACATCATCCCAAGAAACCTTAGCTTTTTTAGTGTTTAAATCCGGGCCGGACTATAA
The Camelina sativa cultivar DH55 chromosome 15, Cs, whole genome shotgun sequence DNA segment above includes these coding regions:
- the LOC104746395 gene encoding sugar transport protein 4-like, with product MIGVKFGVAGTGNIGKGDANLIVALICIYVAGFAWSWGPLGWLVPSEISPLEIRSAAQAINVSVNMFFTFLVAQLFLTMLCHMKFGLFFFFAFFVVIMTIFIYLMLPETKNVPIEEMNRVWKAHWFWGRFIPDEAVNMGAAEMQQKSV